A single Sporosarcina sp. FSL W8-0480 DNA region contains:
- a CDS encoding SRPBCC domain-containing protein, whose translation MSENQIRKNIIIHAPIETVWPYVSTAEGIGAWFMPNDMEPIEGKEFTLQAGPWGESTCKVTEVQSPYRLSFNWGKDWQIHFHLREVDGKTELEFTHAGWEDGKQTEFGESHEVVRPRMSGGWDGLLAKLKKIIESETE comes from the coding sequence ATGTCTGAAAATCAAATTAGAAAAAACATCATAATCCATGCACCAATCGAAACAGTCTGGCCATACGTCTCAACAGCAGAAGGGATCGGCGCATGGTTCATGCCGAATGATATGGAACCCATAGAAGGAAAGGAATTCACCTTGCAAGCGGGGCCTTGGGGAGAATCAACGTGCAAAGTGACTGAAGTGCAATCACCATACCGCCTTTCCTTCAACTGGGGAAAGGATTGGCAAATTCATTTTCACCTAAGGGAAGTCGATGGGAAAACGGAATTGGAATTCACTCATGCCGGCTGGGAAGATGGAAAGCAAACCGAATTTGGAGAATCGCATGAAGTCGTCCGTCCGCGTATGTCCGGAGGTTGGGATGGTCTTTTGGCAAAATTGAAGAAAATAATTGAATCTGAAACTGAATAA
- a CDS encoding CPBP family intramembrane glutamic endopeptidase, translating to MQKWFGATFPVFCILLLLWIEQSVDVSYGVKTAAKVILFLGIPFMFFRSTKFIFLRFKKTDRKSIRHAFILGISVMATIIGAFLFFQDLIDITSLRDDLLQSGITPAVFPFIALYILLGNSIIEEFFFRGLLPHLFGRGAMRFILPPFFFAIYHIAIFLPWFTLPILLLAVGGLWTGGLIFQIANEKSHTILPSWIIHMFADLGILLIGVYIIYFY from the coding sequence ATGCAAAAATGGTTCGGAGCTACCTTTCCTGTTTTTTGCATTTTGCTTTTGTTATGGATTGAGCAAAGTGTTGACGTTTCATATGGCGTCAAAACGGCGGCAAAGGTCATACTATTCTTAGGAATCCCTTTCATGTTCTTCCGCTCCACAAAATTTATTTTCCTTCGGTTCAAGAAAACTGATCGAAAAAGTATAAGGCATGCCTTCATTTTAGGGATTTCAGTAATGGCAACCATTATTGGCGCATTCCTATTTTTTCAAGATCTTATCGACATCACTTCGTTGCGGGACGACTTGCTACAATCCGGTATCACGCCTGCTGTGTTTCCATTCATCGCACTTTATATTCTGCTCGGAAACTCAATTATTGAAGAGTTCTTTTTCCGGGGACTATTACCGCACTTATTCGGCCGTGGCGCCATGCGTTTCATCCTGCCTCCGTTCTTTTTCGCCATTTATCATATCGCTATCTTCCTGCCATGGTTTACGCTACCAATTTTACTTTTGGCAGTCGGGGGACTTTGGACAGGCGGGTTAATCTTTCAAATTGCGAATGAAAAATCCCATACCATCCTGCCGTCTTGGATCATACATATGTTTGCGGATCTCGGCATATTACTTATTGGGGTATATATCATTTACTTTTATTAA
- a CDS encoding histidine kinase dimerization/phospho-acceptor domain-containing protein yields MKNKSLLFVWAALVTIVLLTAFSINRQGHNIIGKDFSDSDDLKWRLEEFYDYIGPTVLNPIDREEAKKKITVSPREIEDHRTYYGSLADQLASIQEQYAQRIFDAREDKDEVVREALIAERDAKIEDIKKNFSDDAHVEAKIRKEKERALDQFLNEINRNSFSLPVIYNLTDIETGETFSVGDEFTSAVYKRKFDASNGYFKASSLPKSYANGDWSSISYKDSEARISNEDIMNMANPVKSFEGEILIPRKSVEKGGALYYQYKDFKKGKYGMYAFWLLGVLSLIALFTVMKFKKEWVTETDFAIRYANIKIDAKAMFMLLSALVLVGYIDSESFNLLNHFMYQRLDRWVVSLIVFVLFGVFMTAFLVFQIVNSIERYKKKETFEADFKDSYTLRFIKAVQEVFLKQTIGVQTFFLLIGFFLAGNGFVAAFIDDALFIIYAFCVAFLGLPALFIYFRRMAYLNRIFVATERIAAGQLNEDIKVVGRSPLADHARNLNNLREGVRISMTEQAKSERLKTELITNVSHDLRTPLTSIITYTDLLKDENITPEERAKYVDILDKKSQRLKTLIEDLFEVSKMTSGNLELHKQRVDLTQLLQQALAEHANRIAESGLDFRTTLPEESLIAHVDGQRWWRVLDNLIVNAVKYSLPGTRVYVTLRKMGDSAEFVVKNITKYELGENIDELFERFKRADASRHTDGSGLGLAIAQSIVDMHQGTMKIELDGDLFKVTVTVPTK; encoded by the coding sequence ATGAAAAACAAATCGCTTTTATTCGTATGGGCTGCACTCGTAACGATTGTTTTACTTACGGCCTTTTCAATAAATAGACAGGGCCACAATATAATCGGAAAGGATTTTTCCGATTCCGACGACCTAAAGTGGAGGCTTGAAGAGTTTTACGATTATATTGGTCCTACCGTTTTGAATCCAATCGACCGGGAAGAAGCGAAGAAAAAGATTACCGTCTCTCCGCGCGAAATTGAGGATCATCGGACGTATTATGGCTCTTTGGCGGACCAACTTGCAAGCATCCAAGAGCAATACGCTCAAAGGATTTTCGATGCAAGGGAAGATAAGGACGAAGTGGTAAGAGAGGCATTGATCGCAGAACGGGATGCCAAAATCGAAGACATAAAGAAGAACTTCTCGGATGACGCCCATGTTGAGGCGAAAATCCGAAAAGAGAAAGAAAGAGCGTTAGACCAATTTTTAAATGAAATCAATAGGAATTCATTCTCACTACCAGTTATCTATAATTTAACAGACATCGAGACAGGTGAAACATTTTCGGTTGGGGACGAATTCACAAGTGCAGTTTATAAGAGGAAGTTTGACGCGTCAAACGGGTACTTTAAGGCAAGTTCATTGCCTAAGAGTTATGCAAACGGGGATTGGTCATCCATTTCATATAAAGATTCGGAAGCCCGTATTTCAAACGAAGATATCATGAATATGGCAAACCCAGTAAAATCATTTGAAGGTGAAATCCTCATACCGCGAAAAAGTGTAGAAAAAGGCGGGGCTTTGTATTATCAATATAAAGATTTCAAAAAAGGCAAATATGGCATGTATGCCTTCTGGCTCCTTGGCGTCTTATCGCTCATCGCATTATTTACTGTAATGAAGTTTAAAAAAGAGTGGGTGACGGAAACGGATTTTGCAATTCGATATGCTAATATCAAAATTGATGCGAAGGCGATGTTCATGCTACTATCTGCATTGGTTTTAGTCGGTTATATCGACAGCGAATCTTTCAATCTGCTGAATCATTTTATGTACCAACGATTGGACAGATGGGTTGTGTCGCTTATCGTTTTCGTCCTATTTGGAGTGTTCATGACAGCATTTTTAGTCTTCCAAATTGTAAATAGTATAGAACGTTATAAGAAGAAAGAAACTTTCGAAGCGGATTTCAAGGATAGCTACACACTTCGATTCATTAAAGCGGTGCAAGAGGTTTTCCTCAAACAAACTATCGGTGTGCAAACATTCTTCCTGCTTATCGGCTTTTTCCTTGCGGGTAATGGGTTTGTTGCTGCGTTCATTGACGATGCTTTATTCATCATTTATGCGTTCTGTGTTGCGTTCTTAGGTCTACCTGCGCTATTTATCTATTTTAGACGTATGGCGTACTTAAACCGGATCTTCGTCGCAACGGAAAGAATCGCGGCAGGACAATTGAACGAAGACATAAAAGTGGTAGGTCGCTCCCCGCTTGCTGATCATGCGAGAAACTTGAACAATCTCCGTGAAGGTGTTCGGATTTCCATGACCGAACAGGCGAAAAGCGAACGGTTGAAAACAGAATTAATCACGAATGTTAGCCATGACCTTCGCACACCACTGACATCGATCATCACATATACAGATCTGCTAAAGGATGAAAACATCACTCCGGAAGAACGTGCGAAATATGTTGACATTCTTGATAAAAAATCACAGCGTTTAAAAACGCTCATCGAGGATTTATTCGAAGTGTCGAAAATGACGAGCGGCAATCTTGAACTCCACAAGCAACGTGTCGATTTAACGCAATTGCTGCAACAGGCACTTGCCGAACATGCAAACAGAATCGCGGAATCCGGCCTCGATTTTCGGACGACATTGCCTGAAGAAAGTCTTATTGCACATGTGGACGGCCAAAGATGGTGGCGCGTTTTAGATAACTTGATTGTCAATGCGGTTAAATATTCACTTCCAGGAACTCGTGTTTATGTGACACTCCGAAAAATGGGAGACTCAGCAGAATTTGTCGTTAAAAACATTACTAAATACGAACTTGGCGAAAATATCGATGAACTTTTTGAACGTTTCAAACGTGCAGATGCATCACGTCATACCGATGGCTCTGGCCTTGGTCTTGCTATTGCACAATCAATCGTCGATATGCATCAAGGTACTATGAAAATCGAACTCGACGGCGATTTATTCAAAGTGACTGTGACAGTGCCAACAAAATAA
- the metG gene encoding methionine--tRNA ligase codes for MAVFIGGAWPYANGSLHLGHIAALLPGDILARYYRLKGEKVLYVSGSDCNGTPISIRANAEGVSVKDIADLYHTEFVVSFLKLGFSYDLYTRTDGSFHHEVVREVFLKLLERGFIYKKEMDQTYCEFDERFLPDRFVEGTCPNCGSEARGDQCDSCGSILDPLDLINRSCKLCGKEPTVRKTEHFYFKLSEFQNQLESFVASADKDGRWRENAIHQSERYLHEGLHDRAVSRDLENGVNVPVVGYEDKKIYVWIEAVTGYYSASREWAMLNRTEIDRFWDEDTVAYYVHGKDNIPFHTIIWPAILMGIGKEKAVPTHVISNEYLTLEKRKLSTSQNWAVWVPDILDRYHPDSVRYFLTANAPENRDADFSWREFIYSHNSELLGAYGNFVNRSLRFIEKSYGGIVPQAEINQAIKNTVVELYHAVGKKIEDGHFKEAIETIFNFIREANKYFDSEKPWIQVKEDEAACERTMATCVYIIANLSQLLSPFLPFSSEEVQSMLKLRKPEWKEIEIQGLNLTHVKPLFERIDVGQIDTEVANLISQSS; via the coding sequence ATGGCTGTTTTTATTGGCGGGGCTTGGCCGTATGCGAATGGTTCGCTGCATCTTGGGCATATTGCGGCATTGTTGCCGGGGGATATTTTGGCGAGATACTATCGGTTGAAGGGCGAGAAAGTTCTTTATGTTTCGGGTAGCGATTGTAATGGTACGCCGATTTCGATTCGAGCGAATGCGGAAGGAGTGTCTGTGAAGGATATTGCTGACCTCTATCACACCGAGTTTGTCGTCAGCTTTTTGAAATTAGGATTTTCATATGATCTTTATACACGGACGGATGGGTCATTCCATCATGAAGTGGTCCGTGAAGTTTTTCTTAAGCTATTGGAGCGCGGGTTTATATACAAAAAGGAAATGGACCAGACGTACTGTGAGTTTGATGAACGTTTTCTACCGGATCGTTTCGTCGAAGGAACTTGTCCGAATTGTGGAAGCGAGGCGCGGGGCGATCAATGTGATAGCTGCGGTTCCATTTTAGATCCGTTAGACTTGATTAATCGATCTTGCAAGCTATGCGGCAAGGAGCCGACTGTGCGAAAGACGGAGCATTTTTATTTCAAATTAAGTGAATTCCAAAACCAGCTTGAATCGTTTGTGGCAAGTGCGGATAAAGATGGAAGATGGCGTGAAAATGCGATTCACCAGTCTGAGCGGTATTTACATGAAGGTCTACATGACCGAGCTGTTTCAAGGGACTTGGAAAACGGTGTCAACGTGCCGGTCGTAGGTTACGAGGATAAGAAGATTTACGTGTGGATTGAGGCAGTGACGGGCTATTATTCCGCAAGCCGGGAATGGGCCATGTTGAACCGAACCGAAATCGATAGGTTTTGGGATGAGGACACGGTCGCCTACTATGTCCACGGTAAAGATAATATCCCCTTTCACACAATCATTTGGCCTGCCATCCTTATGGGAATCGGCAAGGAAAAGGCGGTGCCGACTCATGTTATCTCGAACGAGTACTTGACGTTGGAGAAGCGAAAGTTGTCGACAAGCCAAAACTGGGCAGTGTGGGTGCCGGATATTTTGGATCGATATCATCCAGATTCGGTAAGGTACTTTTTGACTGCGAATGCTCCCGAAAACAGAGACGCTGATTTTTCTTGGCGCGAATTTATTTATAGCCATAACTCGGAATTATTAGGTGCTTACGGGAATTTTGTGAATCGGTCGTTGAGGTTTATCGAGAAATCGTATGGTGGGATTGTCCCTCAGGCGGAAATTAATCAAGCGATTAAAAATACAGTCGTGGAGCTTTATCATGCTGTCGGCAAGAAAATTGAGGACGGTCATTTCAAAGAAGCGATTGAAACTATATTCAATTTCATCCGCGAGGCGAATAAATACTTCGACTCGGAAAAGCCGTGGATTCAAGTGAAGGAGGATGAAGCAGCATGTGAGCGAACCATGGCAACATGCGTCTATATCATCGCTAACCTTTCGCAGTTGCTCTCCCCTTTCCTTCCATTTTCGAGTGAGGAAGTGCAGAGCATGTTGAAATTAAGAAAGCCGGAATGGAAAGAAATTGAGATTCAGGGTTTGAATCTAACGCATGTGAAGCCATTGTTCGAAAGGATAGATGTAGGACAGATTGATACGGAGGTTGCGAATCTGATAAGCCAATCTTCCTAA
- a CDS encoding CPBP family intramembrane glutamic endopeptidase, translating into MFKNEANQVRAGWLIFLAFVAMFITQQIFALPGGVMLALVDFPFQDGSFDMDIDAAFARHPWIFLLTQGGGTVGGMLATVLVWKFVNKGTLPQLGFRGSLRDLWFGLFLGAASIVVIFLILLVTGNIKMLNSFGSPEFTVYTLSYLLLFILVGFFEEMFFRGYVMSTMQRRGNPKWLIYVISAVIFSLVHGMNPNVSVLGLVNIALVGILFAYMFDATNSLWLPIGYHITWNYFQGNVFGFAVSGTTPYGIYNVSVENGNSLLTGGAFGLEGGLLATLLIVLGFFATRLYVRMKAE; encoded by the coding sequence TTGTTTAAAAACGAAGCAAACCAAGTACGCGCTGGATGGCTAATATTTTTAGCATTCGTCGCGATGTTCATCACGCAGCAAATTTTCGCGCTCCCTGGTGGAGTCATGTTAGCCTTAGTGGATTTTCCGTTTCAGGACGGATCATTCGACATGGATATTGATGCCGCTTTTGCAAGGCACCCATGGATTTTCTTATTGACGCAAGGCGGCGGCACGGTCGGCGGAATGCTTGCTACAGTGCTTGTATGGAAATTCGTCAATAAAGGGACATTGCCGCAGCTTGGATTTAGGGGATCGCTGAGGGATTTATGGTTTGGGCTATTTCTTGGTGCGGCATCGATAGTTGTCATTTTCTTGATTTTATTGGTAACAGGAAATATCAAGATGTTGAATTCATTCGGGAGTCCTGAGTTTACCGTGTACACCCTGTCCTATCTCCTTTTATTCATCTTGGTCGGCTTCTTTGAAGAGATGTTTTTCCGGGGATATGTCATGTCAACGATGCAACGGCGAGGAAATCCGAAGTGGCTTATTTATGTAATTTCGGCAGTGATTTTCAGTCTTGTCCATGGCATGAATCCGAATGTAAGTGTTCTTGGACTGGTCAATATTGCGTTAGTCGGGATTTTATTCGCTTATATGTTTGATGCTACAAATAGTTTATGGCTCCCTATTGGCTATCATATTACTTGGAACTACTTCCAAGGGAATGTTTTTGGATTTGCAGTGAGTGGAACTACACCGTACGGGATTTATAATGTATCGGTGGAAAATGGAAATTCATTATTGACAGGCGGAGCGTTTGGGCTTGAAGGTGGCCTTTTGGCAACTTTGCTTATAGTTTTAGGATTCTTTGCGACGAGATTGTATGTGAGGATGAAGGCTGAGTAA
- a CDS encoding DUF2200 domain-containing protein: protein MTKHRIYTMTFASVYPHYITKAEKKGRTKSEVDEIIRWLTGYSQEELGAIIENKTDFETFFGEAPQLNSSRELIKGVVCGVRVEDIEEPLMQEIRYMDKLIDELAKGKAMEKILRK from the coding sequence ATGACCAAGCATCGAATCTATACAATGACTTTCGCAAGCGTCTATCCGCATTACATTACAAAAGCGGAGAAAAAAGGCCGGACGAAATCGGAAGTGGATGAAATTATCCGTTGGTTGACTGGTTACAGCCAAGAAGAATTAGGAGCGATAATTGAAAATAAGACGGACTTTGAGACATTCTTCGGAGAAGCTCCCCAATTGAATTCTTCACGGGAATTAATCAAAGGCGTAGTCTGTGGAGTCCGAGTTGAAGATATCGAAGAACCATTGATGCAGGAAATTCGCTATATGGATAAGCTGATAGATGAGTTGGCAAAAGGTAAAGCGATGGAGAAGATTTTGCGGAAATAA
- a CDS encoding EamA family transporter, translating to MSQRLAFVAVLLGAVLWGTTGTAQTFMPQTVHPLAVGASRLAVGGFALLIIMLILRKINFRNWPWKATIFAALAMAIFQYCFFTSIRLTGIAIGTVVAIGSAPMFSGVIEWLILKRRPTKVWLTATSLAVVGCVLLFSNKEGLIVNPIGVTLSLCAGLLFAFYTLFNKTVLEKADAIPSVAVIFSLSAVMLMPFLFIFKTEGLLTVPGISTTIYLGIAATSVAYILFSTGLRQIPSSSAVTLSLAEPLTAAILSVLVVGERLDLISWSGIALLLGGILVLTLSGRKEKAALN from the coding sequence TTGTCACAACGACTTGCGTTTGTTGCAGTGTTATTAGGAGCGGTACTTTGGGGAACGACGGGCACCGCGCAAACTTTTATGCCACAAACTGTTCATCCATTGGCAGTAGGGGCTTCACGTCTCGCTGTCGGAGGTTTTGCTTTGCTCATCATCATGCTCATACTTCGGAAAATTAATTTCCGCAACTGGCCATGGAAAGCGACGATTTTTGCTGCGTTGGCGATGGCAATCTTCCAATATTGCTTTTTCACATCTATCCGTTTAACTGGAATCGCGATTGGAACGGTAGTCGCGATCGGAAGCGCGCCGATGTTTTCAGGGGTAATTGAATGGCTTATCTTAAAACGCCGTCCAACAAAAGTCTGGCTAACGGCGACATCACTTGCCGTTGTCGGATGTGTGTTATTATTTTCAAATAAAGAAGGGTTGATCGTCAATCCGATAGGGGTTACTTTATCCCTTTGTGCAGGTCTATTATTCGCGTTCTACACTCTGTTTAATAAAACAGTATTGGAAAAAGCGGATGCAATTCCTTCTGTAGCAGTCATTTTCTCATTGAGCGCAGTCATGCTCATGCCTTTTTTATTCATATTCAAAACAGAAGGATTGCTCACAGTTCCTGGCATTTCCACGACGATTTATCTTGGAATCGCAGCAACAAGTGTAGCGTACATCCTATTTTCAACCGGCTTACGGCAGATCCCTTCTTCTTCGGCTGTCACGCTATCATTAGCTGAACCACTCACTGCAGCAATCTTAAGCGTTCTTGTTGTCGGAGAAAGACTGGACCTGATTTCTTGGTCCGGAATCGCACTTTTATTGGGAGGAATCCTCGTTTTAACATTAAGCGGAAGAAAAGAAAAGGCTGCCCTCAATTAG
- a CDS encoding response regulator transcription factor, with amino-acid sequence MAKFTVLVADDDKEIRDGIEIYLRNDGYDVLKAADGKEALDLLATNEIHLLILDIMMPNMDGITATFKIREAQNIPIIMLSAKVEDSDKIHGLSVGADDYVTKPFHPLELMARVKSQLRRYVQLGTYDGQKKVQIDGLVLDEDAKELSVDGKPVKLTPIEYKITELLMKNAGRVFSINEIYERVWNEEAYNAENIVAVHIRKIREKIEADPKNPRYVKVVWGIGYKIEK; translated from the coding sequence ATGGCGAAGTTCACGGTGCTTGTGGCGGATGATGATAAGGAGATCCGCGATGGGATTGAGATTTATCTGAGAAACGATGGGTATGATGTCTTGAAAGCTGCGGATGGGAAAGAGGCGCTTGACTTGCTTGCCACGAATGAAATCCATCTGCTCATCCTCGATATTATGATGCCAAATATGGATGGGATTACAGCGACGTTCAAAATCAGGGAGGCGCAGAACATTCCAATCATCATGCTGAGCGCAAAGGTGGAGGATTCGGATAAGATCCATGGATTGTCCGTTGGAGCGGATGATTATGTGACGAAACCTTTCCACCCGTTAGAGTTGATGGCTCGCGTCAAATCGCAGCTAAGAAGATATGTTCAATTGGGCACATATGATGGTCAGAAAAAGGTCCAGATTGATGGGCTTGTTCTTGATGAAGATGCAAAGGAATTATCGGTCGACGGAAAGCCTGTAAAACTGACGCCGATTGAATATAAGATTACGGAATTGCTTATGAAAAATGCTGGTCGTGTGTTTTCAATAAATGAAATATACGAACGTGTGTGGAATGAAGAGGCGTACAATGCGGAAAATATCGTCGCTGTCCATATCCGTAAAATCCGTGAAAAAATAGAAGCGGATCCGAAAAATCCAAGGTACGTAAAGGTGGTGTGGGGAATTGGCTACAAAATCGAGAAGTGA
- a CDS encoding helix-turn-helix domain-containing protein, whose protein sequence is MYMTIQETAEYLGMPVQQVQKYVWEGRIRAVHDGEQFFINQSQFDNYFNELETLKKQIEDYLNEPIPPDRDIKDED, encoded by the coding sequence ATGTATATGACCATTCAAGAAACTGCCGAATATTTAGGCATGCCTGTCCAACAAGTACAAAAATACGTTTGGGAAGGTCGCATTCGTGCGGTACACGATGGCGAACAATTTTTCATCAATCAAAGCCAGTTCGACAATTATTTCAACGAGCTTGAAACACTAAAAAAACAAATTGAAGATTATTTGAATGAACCGATTCCACCCGACCGTGATATTAAAGATGAAGATTAA
- a CDS encoding BCCT family transporter, translated as MRKISNVFYITIGLIILAVGYGVLAADSFATVTTSIKSFISSTFGWYYMLLLSLLLVISLFTIFSPAGKIRLGKDDDRPSFSTPTWIAMLFSAGMGIGLVFYGAAEPLSHFAINPATTEPNTDAAFRESMRYTFFHWGLHVWAMYGIVALSLAYFQFRKGEPGLISATLKPIFGKKMEGPWGVLIDVLAVFATAFGVATSLGFGAVQINAGLNYLFGFTIGFVPQLIIVAVVTVLFIMSAWSGLSKGIKYLSNTNLILALALLGFVLILGPTLLIFNIFTDSLGGYLANIVSMSFRTAPLNADYRDWLDTWTIFYWAWWISWAPFVSMFIARVSKGRTIREFMVGVMLAPTLLSAIWFSAFGATAINIQREGIADLAKASTELTIFEMFHTMPMSFIISIVAVILISSFFITSADSATFVLGMQSTYGSLTPSNSVKITWGVIQSTIAVILLSVNGLTALQNTIIIAALPFSFIMLLMIISLIKALKDEGPKRARSK; from the coding sequence ATGCGAAAAATATCAAACGTGTTTTATATAACAATTGGTCTTATTATATTGGCCGTCGGGTATGGGGTTCTTGCAGCAGATAGTTTTGCGACCGTGACGACTTCCATCAAATCTTTTATCTCATCAACGTTCGGTTGGTATTATATGCTCCTGCTTTCATTACTTCTTGTAATTAGCCTATTCACTATTTTTAGTCCAGCCGGGAAAATCCGTTTGGGGAAGGACGATGATCGGCCTTCATTTTCCACGCCTACTTGGATTGCAATGCTATTTTCTGCTGGGATGGGGATTGGGTTAGTCTTTTACGGTGCAGCTGAACCGTTATCTCACTTTGCCATCAACCCTGCAACGACCGAGCCGAATACAGATGCCGCTTTCAGAGAGTCGATGCGTTATACATTTTTCCATTGGGGTCTACATGTTTGGGCCATGTACGGAATTGTCGCTTTGTCACTCGCGTATTTCCAATTTCGAAAAGGAGAACCGGGGTTAATTTCAGCAACATTGAAGCCGATTTTCGGTAAAAAAATGGAGGGGCCATGGGGTGTCCTCATCGATGTACTTGCCGTTTTTGCAACAGCTTTTGGCGTTGCCACTTCTCTCGGCTTCGGTGCTGTTCAAATTAACGCAGGGCTGAATTATCTATTTGGCTTTACAATCGGTTTTGTACCACAATTAATCATCGTTGCTGTTGTAACAGTCCTATTTATCATGTCCGCGTGGTCGGGACTTAGTAAAGGAATCAAGTATTTATCAAACACTAACTTGATACTTGCCTTGGCTTTATTAGGTTTTGTACTTATTTTAGGACCGACTTTGCTCATTTTCAATATCTTCACTGATTCACTTGGAGGGTATCTTGCCAATATTGTATCGATGAGTTTCCGTACGGCTCCGCTAAATGCTGATTATCGAGACTGGCTGGATACGTGGACGATTTTCTATTGGGCTTGGTGGATCTCTTGGGCACCATTCGTCAGCATGTTCATCGCCCGCGTTTCAAAAGGAAGAACGATACGAGAGTTCATGGTCGGCGTCATGTTGGCGCCAACGCTTTTAAGTGCAATCTGGTTTTCCGCATTCGGAGCAACCGCCATTAATATCCAACGGGAAGGGATTGCGGATTTAGCGAAAGCATCTACTGAATTGACGATTTTCGAGATGTTTCACACGATGCCAATGTCCTTCATCATTTCAATTGTTGCAGTTATACTGATTAGTTCGTTTTTCATAACATCTGCAGACTCGGCAACTTTTGTATTAGGCATGCAGTCCACTTATGGTTCATTGACACCTTCAAATAGCGTTAAAATTACATGGGGCGTCATCCAATCAACCATCGCTGTCATCCTACTGTCTGTTAACGGACTGACAGCATTACAAAACACAATAATCATTGCAGCTTTGCCGTTCTCCTTCATCATGTTGCTTATGATTATCTCTCTTATAAAAGCTCTAAAAGACGAGGGACCGAAAAGGGCAAGGAGTAAATAA
- a CDS encoding QueT transporter family protein, which translates to MKVKMMATSGIIAALYVAVTFLIAPFGFTNIQFRLSEMFNHLVVFNKKYIVGVVLGVFIANLFFSELGPIDLVFGVGQSILALSITILSARFIKGLYRRMFFNTIVFTFTMVIIAWELNIALGFPFLWTWLFVAVGEFVVMAVGIPVMAALNKRLHFEKLI; encoded by the coding sequence ATGAAAGTAAAAATGATGGCAACGAGCGGAATTATCGCTGCGTTGTATGTTGCTGTGACGTTTTTGATAGCGCCATTCGGGTTCACAAATATCCAGTTTCGCTTGTCAGAGATGTTCAATCATCTCGTTGTGTTTAATAAGAAATATATCGTTGGCGTCGTATTAGGTGTATTCATTGCGAACTTGTTCTTCTCGGAACTTGGACCGATTGACCTCGTATTTGGTGTAGGACAATCCATACTTGCACTATCGATTACAATCCTGTCAGCGAGATTCATCAAAGGGCTATACCGACGCATGTTTTTCAATACAATCGTCTTCACGTTCACGATGGTCATTATTGCATGGGAATTGAACATTGCTCTGGGATTTCCTTTCTTATGGACATGGTTGTTCGTCGCTGTTGGTGAATTCGTTGTCATGGCAGTCGGTATTCCGGTAATGGCAGCGTTGAATAAAAGGCTTCATTTTGAGAAGTTAATATAA